From Pseudomonadota bacterium, a single genomic window includes:
- a CDS encoding NADH-quinone oxidoreductase subunit J, with protein MSAATETILLWFFAGAAALGAVVMLFARHPMRVALSLVGVMLALAGVFAVQGAHAIAVFQVLIYVGAVMVFMVFVIMLLDLRDPSFTRRASRLLVPGVAVATLFLAALLALVSTAPAGAPADTGTFALEPFSAAFLEEHWLEFELSSVLLLVAVLAVLAVVKGSGRDHG; from the coding sequence TTGAGCGCGGCGACAGAGACCATCCTCCTCTGGTTCTTCGCGGGCGCGGCGGCGCTCGGCGCGGTGGTGATGCTCTTCGCGCGCCACCCGATGCGGGTCGCCCTGTCCCTCGTCGGCGTCATGCTCGCACTCGCGGGCGTCTTCGCCGTGCAGGGAGCCCACGCGATCGCCGTCTTCCAGGTGCTGATCTACGTCGGCGCGGTGATGGTCTTCATGGTCTTCGTCATCATGCTGCTCGACCTGCGCGATCCGTCGTTCACGCGCCGCGCCTCGCGGCTGCTCGTGCCCGGGGTGGCCGTCGCGACACTGTTCCTCGCCGCGCTCCTCGCCCTCGTCTCGACGGCGCCGGCCGGCGCGCCCGCTGACACCGGGACGTTCGCGCTCGAGCCGTTCTCGGCCGCGTTCCTCGAGGAGCACTGGCTCGAGTTCGAGCTCTCCTCCGTGCTCCTGCTGGTGGCGGTCCTCGCCGTGCTCGCCGTCGTCAAGGGGAGCGGGAGGGACCATGGATAA
- the nuoL gene encoding NADH-quinone oxidoreductase subunit L produces MPWLGLIVALPLLGFALNGALGQRLGKRFVTAVGCGLPIAAALIAARCFLALLDTGTPVSETAFTWAVVGGYAFEVSFWFDRLSAVMALVVTGVGSLIHVYSTGYMRDDESYARYFAYLNLFLFFMLLLVLGRSMLVLFAGWEGVGLTSYLLIGFWFDDPAKAKAGKKAFITNRVGDAAFLAGMFLLYGGLGTLDMVRINEAFLAGPVPAVSATLVGLLLFAGATGKSAQIPLHVWLPDAMAGPTPVSALIHAATMVTAGVYMVARLSGVYLQAPEASQVIAVVGAATALFAATIAIAQTDIKKVLAYSTISQLGFMFLALGVGAYGFAVFHLMTHAFFKACLFLGAGSVIHALGGEQDIRKMGGLWRKIPVTFVTFAVATAAIAGIPGLAGFFSKDEILLFAFGSSAGGAPYLWGIGAVTALLTALYMFRLLWLTFFGAPRMPPEVEHHVHESPLSMTGVLVVLALLSVGGGYLHVPQFLAPVLPIPALTEAGEHAERALMGISIAIALAGLALAWFFFSKGAARAQAAQRALSPLHKLLADKWYVDELYGLVVIRPLHAISDRLFLRVGDRILFDGSLHGLAALARHGARLLCRVQTGSLHLYALLVLFGGAALLLLRWLHG; encoded by the coding sequence ATGCCCTGGCTCGGCCTCATCGTCGCCCTGCCCCTCCTCGGGTTCGCGCTCAACGGCGCGCTGGGGCAAAGGCTCGGCAAGCGGTTCGTCACCGCGGTCGGCTGCGGCCTGCCGATCGCGGCGGCGCTGATCGCGGCGCGCTGCTTCCTCGCGCTCCTCGACACCGGCACGCCCGTCTCCGAGACCGCGTTCACCTGGGCCGTCGTGGGCGGCTACGCCTTCGAGGTCTCGTTCTGGTTCGACCGGCTCTCGGCGGTGATGGCGCTCGTCGTGACCGGCGTCGGGTCGCTCATCCACGTCTACTCCACGGGCTACATGAGGGACGACGAGAGCTACGCGCGCTACTTCGCGTACCTGAACCTCTTCCTCTTCTTCATGCTGCTCCTCGTGCTCGGCCGGTCGATGCTCGTGCTGTTCGCGGGCTGGGAGGGCGTCGGGCTCACGTCGTACCTCCTGATCGGGTTCTGGTTCGATGATCCGGCGAAGGCGAAGGCCGGCAAGAAGGCGTTCATCACGAACCGCGTGGGCGACGCCGCGTTCCTCGCCGGGATGTTCCTCTTGTACGGCGGGCTCGGCACCCTCGACATGGTGCGGATCAACGAGGCGTTCCTCGCGGGCCCCGTGCCCGCGGTCTCGGCCACGCTGGTCGGCCTCCTCCTTTTCGCGGGGGCCACCGGCAAGTCGGCGCAGATCCCGCTCCACGTCTGGCTGCCGGACGCCATGGCCGGCCCGACGCCGGTCTCGGCGCTCATCCACGCCGCGACGATGGTCACGGCCGGCGTGTACATGGTCGCGCGGCTCAGCGGCGTCTACCTCCAGGCGCCCGAGGCGTCGCAGGTCATCGCGGTCGTCGGCGCGGCCACGGCGCTGTTCGCCGCGACGATCGCGATCGCGCAGACCGACATCAAGAAGGTGCTCGCGTACTCGACGATCTCGCAGCTCGGCTTCATGTTCCTCGCGCTCGGCGTCGGGGCGTACGGGTTCGCGGTCTTCCACCTGATGACCCACGCGTTCTTCAAGGCGTGCCTCTTCCTCGGCGCCGGGAGCGTGATCCACGCGCTCGGGGGCGAGCAGGACATCAGGAAGATGGGCGGCCTGTGGCGCAAGATCCCGGTGACCTTCGTCACCTTCGCCGTCGCCACCGCGGCGATCGCGGGGATCCCGGGGCTGGCCGGCTTCTTCTCCAAGGACGAGATCCTCCTGTTCGCGTTCGGCAGCTCGGCCGGCGGGGCTCCCTACCTGTGGGGCATCGGCGCCGTGACGGCGCTCCTCACCGCGCTCTACATGTTCCGGCTCCTGTGGCTCACGTTCTTCGGCGCGCCGAGGATGCCCCCCGAGGTGGAGCACCACGTGCACGAGTCGCCCCTGTCGATGACGGGCGTGCTGGTCGTCCTCGCGCTGCTCTCGGTGGGCGGCGGCTACCTCCACGTGCCGCAGTTCCTCGCGCCGGTGCTGCCGATCCCGGCGCTCACCGAGGCGGGCGAGCACGCCGAGCGCGCGCTCATGGGGATCTCCATCGCCATCGCGCTGGCCGGGCTGGCGCTCGCCTGGTTCTTCTTCTCCAAGGGCGCCGCACGGGCGCAGGCGGCGCAGAGGGCGCTCTCGCCGCTGCACAAGCTGCTCGCCGACAAGTGGTACGTCGATGAGCTGTACGGGCTCGTCGTCATCAGGCCGCTGCACGCGATCTCCGACCGCCTGTTCCTCCGCGTCGGCGATCGGATTCTCTTCGACGGCTCGCTGCACGGGCTCGCCGCGCTCGCGCGCCACGGCGCCCGGCTGCTCTGCCGCGTGCAGACCGGCAGCCTCCACCTCTACGCGCTCCTCGTGCTGTTCGGCGGGGCGGCGCTCCTCCTCTTGAGGTGGCTCCATGGCTGA
- a CDS encoding NADH-quinone oxidoreductase subunit H: MMRDLVVVLVFISYAILVLLLFGVLLTWVERKLAAVMSDRIGANRCYLRLPFTRFRIIWLGLFQAVADGLKMLLKEDFRADAHDRFGYAIAPWLVFTPVLLVFAVVPFGGEIVPSELLDFSPGAAAWFGGERYEMQIARLDAGLLVVFAFGGLTVIGSLLAGWSSGNKFSLLGAVRAGAQMISYEVVMGLSVLGLVLLYGTVDLIDIVHQQSGSLLGFLPAWGIFLQPFAAILFLTAAMAENKRVPFDLPEAESELIAGYFTEYSAMKMGLFMFAEFIEVAVIAALFTTLFLGGCNLPFLGDAGFAFPGGGTVALPHGAVVAIQLAVFLAKVFLVSAFQIQVRWSLPRFRYDQLLRFGWTFLLPLGIVNLTATAVISWAGWV; this comes from the coding sequence ATGATGCGGGATCTCGTGGTCGTCCTCGTCTTCATCAGCTACGCGATCCTCGTGCTGCTGCTCTTCGGCGTGCTCCTCACCTGGGTCGAACGCAAGCTCGCGGCGGTGATGTCGGACCGGATCGGCGCGAACCGCTGCTACCTCCGGCTCCCGTTCACGCGGTTCCGGATCATCTGGCTCGGGCTGTTCCAGGCGGTCGCCGACGGCCTCAAGATGCTGCTCAAGGAGGACTTCCGCGCGGACGCGCACGACCGCTTCGGCTACGCGATCGCGCCGTGGCTCGTCTTCACGCCGGTGCTCCTCGTCTTCGCGGTGGTGCCGTTTGGCGGCGAGATCGTCCCCTCGGAGCTGCTCGACTTCTCGCCCGGCGCGGCGGCCTGGTTCGGCGGCGAGCGCTACGAGATGCAGATCGCGCGGCTCGACGCCGGGCTGCTCGTGGTGTTCGCGTTCGGCGGCCTGACGGTGATAGGCAGCCTGCTCGCGGGCTGGTCCTCGGGGAACAAGTTCTCCCTGCTCGGCGCGGTCCGCGCGGGCGCGCAGATGATCTCCTACGAGGTCGTGATGGGGCTGTCCGTGCTCGGCCTCGTGCTGCTCTACGGCACGGTCGACCTCATCGATATCGTCCATCAGCAGTCGGGCTCCCTCCTCGGCTTCCTCCCGGCGTGGGGGATCTTCCTGCAGCCGTTTGCGGCGATCCTGTTCCTCACCGCGGCGATGGCCGAGAACAAGCGCGTCCCGTTCGACCTGCCGGAGGCGGAGTCCGAGCTCATCGCCGGCTACTTCACCGAGTACAGCGCGATGAAGATGGGCCTGTTCATGTTCGCCGAGTTCATCGAGGTCGCGGTGATCGCCGCGCTGTTCACGACGCTGTTCCTCGGCGGCTGCAACCTGCCCTTCCTCGGCGACGCGGGGTTCGCGTTCCCGGGCGGCGGCACCGTCGCCCTGCCCCACGGCGCGGTGGTCGCGATCCAGCTCGCCGTCTTCCTGGCCAAGGTGTTCCTCGTCTCGGCGTTCCAGATCCAGGTGCGGTGGTCGCTGCCGCGGTTCCGCTACGATCAGCTGCTCCGCTTCGGCTGGACGTTCCTCTTGCCGCTCGGCATCGTGAACCTCACGGCGACCGCCGTGATCTCGTGGGCGGGGTGGGTATGA
- a CDS encoding NADH-quinone oxidoreductase subunit M, whose product MAEALVLNALVYLPLAGLLAILLVPRRREGAAKWIALAATTIQLGLGCLLYARFDGSNPGLQFVTDLPWIAAWGVHYIVGLDGLNLLLVLLTVFLGPLVVLGSFTAIRAQIRLFYSMLLLVQFAMLGTFAAQDLFLFFVFWEAMVVPMFFIIGIWGGERRVYATMKFVLYTAAGSILMLAAAIYLVVAGHAATGSFSFAFEDLYRLALPFEAQAIMFAAFAIAFAIKVPMVPLHTWLPDAHVEAPTAGSVVLAGVLLKMGTYGFLKLGLPLFPDAVRAASPALMALSTAGILYGACLALVQTDIKKIVAYSSISHLGYVMLGLFSFSLLAVQGAVIQMISHGLVAGGLFLMVGMIYERRHTRDLAAYGGLAKIMPIYSVFFMLLTLASIGLPATSGFTGEFMVLLGSFTESLRVYRETGATLPLAASAAAIAGVAIGALYMLWLAERFLFGKPRVECAPPADLGRREKLILGAIVAAIFWIGLYPQPLLEKTEPAVHRLLDLVAAARTDDGGAP is encoded by the coding sequence ATGGCTGAAGCGCTCGTCCTCAACGCCCTCGTCTACCTCCCGCTCGCGGGGCTGCTCGCGATCCTGCTCGTGCCGCGCCGGCGGGAGGGCGCCGCGAAGTGGATCGCGCTCGCCGCGACGACGATCCAGCTCGGCCTCGGTTGCCTCCTGTACGCGCGCTTCGACGGCTCGAACCCCGGGCTGCAGTTCGTCACCGACCTGCCGTGGATCGCCGCCTGGGGCGTGCACTACATCGTCGGGCTCGACGGCCTGAACCTGCTCCTCGTCCTCCTGACCGTCTTCCTGGGCCCCCTCGTGGTGCTCGGCTCGTTCACCGCGATCCGCGCGCAGATCCGCCTGTTCTACTCGATGCTGCTGCTCGTGCAGTTCGCGATGCTCGGCACTTTCGCCGCGCAGGACCTGTTCCTCTTCTTCGTCTTCTGGGAGGCGATGGTCGTCCCGATGTTCTTCATCATCGGGATCTGGGGTGGCGAGCGGCGGGTCTACGCCACGATGAAGTTCGTCCTGTACACGGCGGCGGGCAGCATCCTCATGCTCGCGGCCGCGATCTACCTCGTCGTCGCCGGGCACGCCGCGACCGGGAGCTTCTCCTTCGCCTTCGAGGATCTCTACCGCCTCGCGCTCCCGTTCGAGGCGCAGGCGATCATGTTCGCCGCGTTCGCGATCGCCTTCGCCATCAAGGTGCCGATGGTGCCCCTGCACACCTGGCTCCCCGACGCGCACGTCGAGGCCCCGACCGCCGGCTCCGTGGTGCTCGCGGGCGTGCTCCTCAAGATGGGCACGTACGGCTTCCTGAAGCTCGGCCTGCCGCTCTTTCCGGACGCCGTGCGCGCGGCCTCCCCGGCCCTCATGGCGCTCTCCACCGCGGGGATCCTCTACGGCGCGTGCCTCGCGCTCGTGCAGACCGACATCAAGAAGATCGTCGCGTACTCCTCCATCAGCCACCTCGGCTACGTCATGCTCGGGCTCTTCAGCTTCAGCCTCCTGGCGGTGCAGGGCGCGGTGATCCAGATGATCAGCCACGGGCTCGTCGCCGGCGGCCTGTTCCTGATGGTGGGCATGATCTACGAGCGCCGGCACACGCGGGATCTCGCCGCCTACGGCGGGCTCGCCAAGATCATGCCGATCTACTCCGTGTTCTTCATGCTGCTCACGCTCGCCTCCATCGGGCTGCCCGCCACGAGCGGCTTCACGGGCGAGTTCATGGTGCTGCTCGGGAGCTTCACCGAGTCGCTGCGCGTCTACCGGGAGACCGGCGCGACGCTCCCGCTCGCGGCGAGCGCCGCCGCCATCGCCGGCGTGGCGATCGGCGCCCTGTACATGCTCTGGCTCGCGGAGCGCTTCCTGTTCGGCAAGCCGCGGGTCGAATGCGCCCCGCCAGCTGATCTGGGCCGCCGCGAGAAGCTGATCCTCGGGGCGATCGTGGCCGCGATCTTCTGGATCGGCCTCTACCCGCAGCCGCTGCTCGAGAAGACCGAGCCCGCGGTCCACCGCCTGCTCGATCTCGTGGCGGCCGCGCGGACGGACGACGGGGGGGCGCCATGA
- a CDS encoding NADH-quinone oxidoreductase subunit N, which yields MILRDALLAMLPEHVLLAGIVLLLVAEIAALPGRAAAPIALVAVVAAAGAGLWLSATGFTAAPFEGAYAIAPFGSAAKAILLVLAVPILLTAPGDLAGYRAYALVLSSLYGALLINGAESFTILFVGIELMSLPVYALAVVSFRRDEGAEAALKYLVLGGAGSAMLLMGAALVFGSGGDLSLAAFADALVAEDLLARAGVALVVGALFVKAAIAPFHAWAPDVYEAASVPVTAYMAVVVKAAVLFAALRLFRAAALPVELVDLVVLFSLASVVWGNLAAMRQASLRRTIAYSSIAHAGYLFYAFLDPGPGRPAAIAFYAIAYGLSNLLAFAAIPPAEDDAARDRLEDLRGLFSRRPFAAIAIAIAMLSLAGVPPLPGFTAKFFLFNNAMIAGYTAYAVAGLVASYLGLYFYLRVIQILFASPSEAAAGEPRGLRAAALVATVLCLVGTLLLSVLPGWLVDRLAG from the coding sequence ATGATCCTGCGCGACGCCCTCCTCGCCATGCTGCCGGAGCACGTCCTGCTCGCCGGCATCGTCCTCCTCCTCGTCGCGGAGATCGCGGCGCTGCCCGGGCGCGCGGCGGCGCCCATCGCGCTCGTCGCCGTCGTCGCGGCGGCGGGCGCCGGCCTCTGGCTCTCGGCCACCGGGTTCACGGCGGCGCCGTTCGAAGGCGCGTACGCGATCGCGCCGTTCGGGAGCGCGGCGAAGGCCATCCTGCTCGTGCTCGCGGTGCCGATCCTGCTGACCGCGCCCGGCGATCTCGCCGGGTACCGCGCCTACGCCCTCGTGCTCTCCTCGCTCTACGGCGCGCTCCTCATCAACGGCGCCGAGAGCTTCACGATCCTGTTCGTCGGGATCGAGCTCATGTCGCTGCCGGTGTACGCCCTCGCCGTGGTCTCCTTCAGGCGCGACGAGGGCGCCGAGGCCGCGCTCAAGTACCTCGTGCTCGGCGGCGCCGGCTCGGCGATGCTCCTCATGGGCGCGGCGCTCGTCTTCGGGAGCGGCGGCGATCTCTCCCTGGCCGCTTTCGCCGACGCCCTCGTCGCCGAGGATCTCCTCGCCCGGGCCGGCGTCGCGCTCGTCGTCGGCGCCCTCTTCGTGAAGGCCGCGATCGCGCCGTTCCACGCCTGGGCGCCGGACGTCTACGAGGCCGCGAGCGTGCCCGTCACCGCGTACATGGCGGTGGTGGTCAAGGCCGCCGTCCTGTTCGCCGCGCTCCGGCTGTTCCGCGCGGCCGCGCTCCCGGTCGAGCTCGTCGATCTCGTGGTGCTGTTCTCGCTCGCCTCGGTCGTCTGGGGGAACCTGGCCGCCATGCGGCAGGCGAGCCTCAGGCGCACGATCGCGTACTCGTCGATCGCCCACGCCGGCTACCTCTTCTACGCGTTCCTCGATCCCGGCCCCGGGCGCCCGGCGGCGATCGCCTTCTACGCGATCGCGTACGGGCTCTCGAACCTGCTCGCGTTCGCCGCGATCCCGCCCGCCGAGGACGACGCGGCGCGCGACCGGCTCGAGGATCTGCGGGGCCTCTTCTCGCGCCGGCCGTTCGCGGCGATCGCGATAGCGATCGCGATGCTGTCGCTCGCCGGGGTCCCGCCCCTGCCCGGCTTCACGGCCAAGTTCTTCCTGTTCAACAACGCCATGATCGCGGGCTACACGGCGTACGCCGTCGCGGGCCTCGTCGCGAGCTACCTCGGGCTGTACTTCTACCTGCGCGTCATCCAGATCCTGTTCGCGAGCCCGTCCGAGGCGGCGGCCGGCGAGCCCCGCGGGCTGCGCGCGGCGGCGCTCGTCGCGACCGTCCTGTGCCTCGTCGGCACGCTGCTCCTGTCCGTCCTCCCGGGGTGGCTCGTCGACCGCCTCGCCGGCTGA
- a CDS encoding 2Fe-2S iron-sulfur cluster-binding protein translates to MTRIFLNGREIEVAADTTVLRAALDNGVYVPYFCWHPRLSVAGNCRICMVEVEGKGLDIACNMPVSEGMKVLTDSDEVRAARKAMMQFLTLNHPVDCGICDKAGECTLQDYHFAYNGAPSISAEPKVRATKFHDLGDRILIDNERCIVCSRCVRFTHEVSRSKALGIQGRGDTSLVRCEEGRRFDDPYSDNVIDLCPVGALLSRSFLYKARVWFLEATPSVCPGCARGCAIRIWHLRADRRLQRLDPRRNLEIARVTPLDDPAVNGPWICNKGRDLAAIFERPRADQAMLRGRPVPLAEAISEARRLVDGAKRRTALVSSWGSDGELAAFRDHLAARFDVRVKPDHVPQPGEIVEDDILIRADKNPNTRGARALFGERPVAFEPGTDLVLVWGEGFDYSRVPAGAKVVLLGSYLAPENGAADVFLPISVQTERDGSYTNSDGIARRFEACFPPGETIAHAADLFAAIGGRP, encoded by the coding sequence ATGACGCGGATCTTCCTCAACGGGCGGGAGATCGAGGTCGCGGCGGACACGACCGTGCTGCGCGCGGCGCTCGACAACGGCGTCTACGTCCCGTACTTCTGCTGGCACCCGCGGCTCTCGGTCGCCGGCAACTGCCGCATCTGCATGGTGGAGGTCGAGGGCAAGGGGCTGGACATCGCCTGCAACATGCCGGTGAGCGAGGGGATGAAGGTCCTCACCGACTCCGACGAGGTGCGCGCGGCGCGCAAGGCGATGATGCAGTTCCTCACGCTCAACCACCCCGTGGACTGCGGCATCTGCGACAAGGCAGGCGAGTGCACGCTCCAGGACTACCACTTCGCGTACAACGGCGCGCCGTCGATCTCGGCCGAGCCCAAGGTCCGCGCGACCAAGTTCCACGATCTCGGCGACCGCATCCTCATCGACAACGAGCGCTGCATCGTCTGCTCGCGGTGCGTCCGCTTCACCCACGAGGTGTCGCGCTCGAAGGCGCTCGGTATCCAGGGTCGCGGCGACACCTCCCTCGTGCGGTGCGAGGAGGGGCGGCGGTTCGACGACCCCTACTCGGACAACGTGATCGACCTCTGCCCGGTGGGCGCCCTCCTCTCCCGCTCCTTCCTCTACAAGGCGCGGGTCTGGTTCCTCGAGGCGACGCCGTCCGTGTGCCCGGGTTGCGCGCGCGGCTGCGCGATCCGGATCTGGCACCTCCGGGCCGACCGGCGCCTCCAGCGCCTCGATCCGCGGCGCAACCTAGAGATCGCCCGCGTGACGCCGCTCGACGACCCGGCGGTCAACGGCCCGTGGATCTGCAACAAGGGGCGCGACCTCGCGGCGATCTTCGAGCGCCCGCGCGCCGATCAGGCGATGCTGCGCGGAAGGCCCGTGCCGCTCGCGGAGGCGATATCCGAGGCGCGCCGCCTCGTCGACGGGGCGAAGAGGCGGACGGCGCTCGTCTCGAGCTGGGGCTCGGACGGGGAGCTCGCCGCGTTCCGCGATCACCTCGCGGCGCGGTTCGACGTGCGCGTCAAGCCGGACCACGTCCCGCAGCCCGGGGAGATCGTCGAGGACGACATCCTGATCCGCGCGGACAAGAACCCGAACACCCGGGGCGCACGGGCGCTGTTCGGCGAGAGGCCCGTCGCCTTCGAGCCCGGCACCGATCTCGTGCTCGTCTGGGGCGAGGGGTTCGACTACTCGCGCGTGCCGGCCGGCGCCAAGGTCGTGCTCCTCGGCTCGTACCTCGCGCCGGAGAACGGCGCCGCGGACGTCTTCCTGCCGATCTCCGTCCAGACCGAGCGGGACGGCTCCTACACCAACTCCGACGGGATCGCGCGCCGCTTCGAGGCGTGCTTCCCGCCCGGAGAGACGATCGCCCACGCCGCCGACCTGTTCGCCGCGATCGGAGGCCGGCCATGA
- the nuoF gene encoding NADH-quinone oxidoreductase subunit NuoF, with protein MRAFEKRLQSFEVTETSHTLAAYRSRGGYGALAKALRSMKPADVTKEVYDSGIQGRGGAAFPMGRKWQVVKPDDGLEHFLCANADEGEPGTFKDRWILENAPHLLLEAMAIACYAIGAHHCFIYMRGEFDLSRRRVEGALEEAYGAGLLGERILGTPFSCHVVLVRGAGAYVCGEASGLLSSVEGKKGYPRNRPPRLTVRGLFQKPTVINNVETLSNIPWIIDHGAAAYRALGTPKSPGTRLVSISGHVVRPGVYEIPFGTPLDEFIYEDCGGVTGGRALKAVVPGGISTKVLVAKEIAGLPMDHASLDAAGSSLGSGGMIVIAEGTCMVRLLQVMLRFYHHESCGQCTPCREGTGWMHRIVDRIAAGRGAAGDIDRLIHVSHFNDGTTICGLGDAAGYATVGILDKFRDEFEHFMAHGRSRCGGSLA; from the coding sequence ATGAGGGCGTTCGAGAAGCGGCTCCAGAGCTTCGAGGTCACGGAGACCTCCCACACGCTCGCGGCGTACCGCTCGCGGGGCGGCTACGGCGCGCTCGCCAAGGCGCTGCGCTCCATGAAGCCCGCGGACGTCACGAAGGAGGTCTACGACTCCGGCATCCAGGGCCGCGGCGGCGCGGCGTTCCCGATGGGGCGCAAGTGGCAGGTCGTGAAGCCGGACGACGGCCTCGAGCACTTCCTGTGCGCCAACGCGGACGAGGGCGAGCCCGGGACGTTCAAGGATCGCTGGATCCTGGAGAACGCGCCGCACCTCCTGCTCGAGGCGATGGCGATCGCCTGCTACGCGATCGGCGCGCACCACTGCTTCATCTACATGCGCGGCGAGTTCGATCTGTCACGGCGCCGGGTCGAGGGCGCGCTCGAGGAGGCGTACGGCGCCGGCCTCCTCGGCGAGCGGATCCTCGGCACGCCGTTCTCGTGCCATGTCGTGCTCGTGCGTGGCGCCGGGGCGTACGTGTGCGGGGAGGCGTCGGGGCTCCTCTCCTCCGTCGAGGGGAAGAAGGGGTACCCGCGCAACCGGCCGCCGCGACTCACCGTCCGCGGCCTCTTCCAGAAGCCGACCGTGATCAACAACGTGGAGACGCTCTCGAACATCCCGTGGATCATCGACCACGGCGCCGCGGCGTACCGCGCGCTCGGCACGCCCAAGAGCCCGGGCACCCGGCTCGTCTCGATCTCCGGCCACGTCGTGCGCCCCGGGGTGTACGAGATCCCGTTCGGCACGCCGCTCGACGAGTTCATCTACGAGGACTGCGGCGGCGTGACGGGCGGCCGCGCGCTCAAGGCGGTCGTTCCGGGAGGGATCTCCACGAAGGTTCTCGTCGCAAAGGAGATCGCCGGGCTGCCCATGGATCACGCGTCGCTCGACGCGGCCGGATCGTCGCTCGGCTCGGGCGGCATGATCGTCATCGCCGAAGGCACCTGCATGGTCCGCCTGCTGCAGGTGATGCTCCGCTTCTACCACCACGAGTCGTGCGGCCAGTGCACGCCCTGCCGCGAGGGCACGGGCTGGATGCACCGCATCGTCGACAGGATCGCGGCCGGCCGCGGCGCGGCCGGCGACATCGATCGGCTGATCCACGTCTCGCACTTCAACGACGGCACGACGATCTGCGGGCTCGGCGACGCGGCGGGCTACGCGACGGTCGGGATCCTCGACAAGTTCCGGGACGAGTTCGAGCACTTCATGGCGCACGGCCGCTCGCGGTGCGGGGGGAGCCTCGCATGA
- the nuoK gene encoding NADH-quinone oxidoreductase subunit NuoK has product MDNTQMLVALGAILFVLGLLGVVVRRNLLVVLMCLELMLNGVNVELVTFSRMHGSTAGGVLVFLVFVVAAAELAIAIPIVLLLVRRKRTLDADAFRDLKG; this is encoded by the coding sequence ATGGATAACACGCAGATGCTCGTCGCGCTCGGCGCGATCCTGTTCGTCCTCGGGCTCCTGGGCGTCGTGGTGCGGCGCAACCTGCTCGTCGTGCTCATGTGCCTCGAGCTCATGCTCAACGGGGTCAACGTGGAGCTCGTGACGTTCTCGAGGATGCACGGCTCGACCGCGGGGGGCGTCCTCGTGTTCCTCGTGTTCGTCGTCGCCGCGGCGGAGCTGGCCATCGCGATCCCGATCGTGCTGCTGCTCGTGCGGCGGAAGCGGACCCTGGACGCGGACGCGTTCAGGGATCTGAAAGGATAG
- the nuoE gene encoding NADH-quinone oxidoreductase subunit NuoE produces the protein MKRLIPELEALKARLPKGSESSLVMPALHRIQEERGFVADEDVAQLAAYLGVPRVRIDEALTFYTMFRREPIGRHHVQVCRNVSCSMNGAERLLGLLEERLGVAPGGTTPDGRVTLSTVECLASCGTAPVMVVDGAYHERVTPERLDEILEALE, from the coding sequence ATGAAGCGCCTCATCCCGGAGCTCGAGGCCTTGAAGGCCCGCCTCCCGAAGGGGAGCGAGTCGTCGCTCGTGATGCCCGCCCTGCACCGCATCCAGGAGGAGCGCGGCTTCGTCGCCGACGAGGACGTCGCGCAGCTCGCGGCCTATCTCGGCGTCCCGCGCGTGCGGATCGACGAGGCGCTGACCTTCTACACGATGTTCCGCCGCGAGCCCATCGGCCGGCACCACGTCCAGGTCTGCCGCAACGTCTCGTGCTCGATGAACGGCGCCGAGCGCCTGCTCGGGCTCCTCGAGGAGAGGCTCGGCGTCGCGCCCGGAGGGACGACGCCCGACGGCCGCGTCACGCTCTCGACCGTGGAGTGCCTCGCGTCGTGCGGCACCGCGCCGGTGATGGTCGTGGACGGGGCGTACCACGAGCGGGTCACCCCCGAGCGGCTCGACGAGATCCTGGAGGCGCTCGAATGA
- a CDS encoding 4Fe-4S binding protein codes for MMDLGRRKSYWNRPTLGLWERSYLPEVLRGLAVTGGVIARNLARWLTFRKGALTARYPEERRADYAAGNRGKHVLTTRPDGRPQCIACMLCATACPARVIEIEAAFDPADAAHPKHPARFEIDYSRCVFCGLCVEACPEDAIRMPQDVPDLPSHDRGEMWLSRDHLLGWCPRSDAAKPYPPGPAGGGEGGSL; via the coding sequence ATGATGGATCTCGGGCGCCGCAAGAGCTACTGGAACCGCCCGACCCTGGGCCTCTGGGAGCGGTCGTACCTCCCCGAGGTGCTGCGCGGCCTCGCGGTGACGGGCGGCGTCATCGCGCGGAACCTGGCGCGCTGGCTCACGTTCCGGAAGGGCGCGCTCACCGCCCGCTACCCGGAGGAGCGCCGCGCCGACTACGCCGCCGGCAACCGTGGCAAGCACGTCCTGACGACGCGACCGGACGGACGGCCGCAGTGCATCGCGTGCATGCTGTGCGCGACGGCCTGCCCCGCGCGCGTCATCGAGATCGAGGCCGCCTTCGATCCCGCGGACGCGGCGCACCCCAAGCACCCGGCGCGCTTCGAGATCGACTACTCGCGGTGCGTCTTCTGCGGGCTGTGCGTCGAGGCGTGCCCGGAGGACGCGATCCGCATGCCGCAGGACGTCCCGGACCTGCCGTCCCACGACCGCGGCGAGATGTGGCTCTCCCGCGACCACCTGCTCGGCTGGTGCCCGCGCTCCGACGCGGCCAAGCCCTACCCGCCGGGCCCGGCGGGCGGCGGGGAGGGAGGCTCCCTTTGA